Within Amygdalobacter nucleatus, the genomic segment ATGGGGTGAACGGATAATGCAGATTGCAGGAAATGTCACAGTTATCCCGCCAAAGCGCACCATCGGGGCGCAGAAGAAAACGGAGAAGGTGCAGAAAACCAGGGTAGCAGCCTACTGCCGCGTTTCTACGGAATTTGAGGAGCAGGAATCCAGTTATGAGATGCAAGTCGAGCATTACACTTCCTATATCAAAAGCAATCTGGAATGGGAACTGGTTGAGGTGTACGCGGACGACTTGATCAGTGCAACGAATACAGCAAAAAGGGAATCCTTCAACCTCATGATACAGGACTGCCGGGATGGAAAAGTCGATATGATACTGACTAAGTCCATCAGTCGCTTCTCCCGAAATACGGTAGACTGCCTGAAATATACAAGAGAATTGAAGGATCTTAATATTGCAATCCTGTTCGAGAAGGAGAATATCAATTCCCTTGACGCCAAGGGAGAGGTCCTTATGACTATTATGGCGGCGCTTGCCCAACAGGAATCGGAATCCCTGTCGGCAAACGTCCGGCTCGGCATTCAGTTCCGAAATCAGGCAGGCAAGGTGCAGGTCAACCATAATCGGTTTCTTGGATACACAAAAGATGATGAAGGAAAACTTATCATCGTTCCGGAAGAGGCGGATATCGTTCGGCGCATTTATGCTGAATACATGGATGGAGCCAGTTTTCTCCAAATCAAAGGGGGCTGGAGGCGGATGGCATCCTGAACGGTGCGGGGAACGCTAAGTGGCATGAAAGTAATATCCGGCAGATCCTCATCAATGAAAAATACATCGGGGATGCACTCCTGCAAAAGACCTATACGGTAAATACACTCGATAAGAAACGAGTGGCCAATAACGGCCTTGCGCCGAAGTACTATGTGGAAGGCAGCCATGAGGCGATCATCGCAAAGGATGTTTATCTCCGGGTGCAGGCAGAAATCGCACGAAGGGCTAACATCCTGACGGATGGAAAGAAGCGGATCTACAGTTCACGGTACGCTCTTTCGAGCTTGGTGTTCTGCGGACACTGTGGGGACATCTTCCGCAGGATTAAATGGAACAACCGGGGATGCAAGTCCACGGTCTGGCGGTGCGTGAGCCGGGTACTGAAGAAAAGCAGCGGTATTGACTGCCCGGCAAGGACGATTCACGAAGAAGACCTGCAGGAGGCGGTGGTCATGGCAATCAACGATGCCTGGTCGAGAAGGGATTACCTCCTCCCCGTCTTGCAGGAAAACATCCGCTCGGTCTTGAATGAGGACACGGAAGAGCAACTTGCCGAGATCGATGTAGCCGTAAAGGCAAAACAGGAGGAACTGCTGAAAGCCGGGAAAAACCAGACGATGATCGATGAGATCGGAGATGCCATTATCAGCCTCCGGCAGGAGCGGCAGGATATCCTGACGAAGGCGGCGAAGAACACGGAGCTGAAGGAACGCATCGATGACCTTTCTGCCTTCCTTGATGGGCAGAATGCGGCGGTCACGGAACACTCCGAAACGCTGGTCAGACGGCTGATTGAGAAGATCACAGTCCACGATGAAAAGCTGACAGTGGAGTTCAAGTCGGGTTTTACAATCGATGTGGAGGCATAAGAGAATAAGGATGCAGAGACACTTCGCTGCGACGGAGTGTCTAATACTTATGTTGGGATATAGGATCAAGAATCTTCTTGACAAGTCAGCGATACCTAACTATAATGTTAACGTTGTCAACGTTTACGACGTTAACATATCTTTAGGGGGAAAGCAAATGGACACGAAAGACAAGATCCTTGAGGTCGCAAAAAAAGAGTTTATAAAAAGAGGATTCGAGGACGCGTCGATGCGGAGCATTGCCTCACAAGTCGGGATTTCCGCTACGGCGTTATACAGGCATTATTCGAATAAAGAAGAGATATTTGAAGCAGTAGTCGGTCCTGTTGTAGAGAAGTGGAATCGATTTTGCGACACGGAGAGAATCAGGCAGACATCGACCGCATGGGATCATGGGCTGGAAGCCATGTGGGAAGACGACCGGCAGCTTGGAATGATAGTGGATATGATCTACGAAGACATCGATGAACAGAGGCTCCTCTTCTGCGGAAGCGAAGGAACAAAGTATGAAAACTTCCTGCATGACCTTGTTACGAAAGTCCAAAAATATACGCTGCTGTTTATGAGCGGGCTGGAAAAGCCCGGAGTTCATGTAGAGCATGTGGATGGCAGAGAAATGCATCTTCTTTTAACCTCAGAGTATTCATGCATTCTTGAAATGCTAAAACACGATTTTTCGTATGATGAGGCGAGACACTATGCCTATACCGTCGCCATGTTCTTTACTGAGGGTTGGCGTAAGTTTCTCGGATTCTGACATCAATAATTCATATTCATAAAAACAGGAGGCAATCTGAATGAAGAAAAAAAGCACGATCTCTTGGGTAATGGAGTTTGCCGGACGGCGAGGAGGATTCTTCGTAGGCAGCGTGCTGCTCGCGATCCTTGGTGTCGTGGCATCCTTCATACCCTATCTGCTGATCGCAGACGTTGTGGAGAAATTGATAACAGGCGGCGCGGACTGGTCATATTACCTTAGACAGGTAACACTGATGGTTGTTTGCTGGATCATAAGAGTCGCACTTCACTCATCATCCACTACGCTGTCTCATGTGGCAACCTTTACCGTGCTTGGCGGGATCCGCAAACAACTGACCGCAAAGCTTTCGAGGATACCGCTCGGCTCCATTCTGGATGATCACAGCGGAACTTATAAAAATATCATCGTGGAACGAGTGGATGCCATGGAAACAACCATGGCACACATCATCCCGGAATTCACGGCAAATCTTTTGCTCCCGCTCATTATGTTCATTTATCTTCTTACGATTGACTGGCGAATGGGACTGGCAAATCTGATCCCTGTCGTGATCGGACTTTTTTTTGTTGCCGGCATGATGAAAGGCAGCGGCGAAAGCTTTCAGCTGACGCTGGAAAAAACAAAAAAACTGAATGATACGGCAGTGGAATACATCAACGGGATCGAAGTGATCAAGGCTTTCGGTAAATCCAAGAGCTCTTATGAAAAATTCGTTACTGCCGCCAAAGAAGGCGCAAGCTGCTTTATCGACTGGATGAGGCGCTGCATCTGGTGGTCGTCGGGAAGCCTTTCATTCACGCCCGCAACGCTTCTTGGCGTGCTTCCGGTCGGACTTCTGCTGGTCAGAGGCGGGAGCCTTACTGCTTCGGATTTTATCACTGGGGTCATCCTTTCGGCCGGACTTGTCACTCCGCTTGTAGTGGCTTTCTCCTACACCGATGACATCTCAAAGATGAGTGCGATATTCGGAGAAGTGACGGAGATACTGGAAAGAAAGGACATGGAAAGACCCGCCGCATTGACAGAGCAGCCGGAGGGCTCTGATATCAAACTGAGTGACGTCCGCTTTACATACAAGGAAAAGGAAGTGCTCCATGGCGTGAATATGGAGATCAAACAGGGTGACGTTACAGCGATCGTGGGACCCTCCGGCTCAGGAAAGAGCACCATCGCAAGGCTCATCGACTCCCTGTGGGATGTAGACAGCGGAAGCATCACCTATGGTGGTGTGGATATCCGAAATCTGCCGCTGGATTACTATGCGAGTCAGATTTCTTATGTAGCACAGGACAACTACCTGTTTGACATGAGCGTTCTGGAAAATATCAGGCTCGGCCGCAAGGGTGCATCTGAAGAAGACATTATAAATGCAGCAAAGGCTACTGGCTGCCATGAGTTCATTCTGGGACTGGAGCATGGATACGATACGGTTGTCGGCGGCGCTGGAGGACACCTTTCCGGAGGCGAAAGACAGCGTATCTGCATCGCAAGAGCCATGCTGAAAGACGCGCCGGTGGTGATTCTGGACGAGGCTACTGCCTATACGGATCCCGAAAACGAAACCCTTGTTCAAATGAGCGTGGCTAAGCTCGTTCAGGGAAAAACGCTGATCGTCATTGCTCACAGACTGTCTACCATCACAAGTGCCGATAAGATCTTTGTCGTAAATGAGGGAAATATAGAGGCGGCAGGAACGCACAACGAGCTTATTGCAGGCTGTCCGCTTTATCAGAAGATGTGGGAGGCCCACAGCGAGGCAAGAGACGCGGACACGGATTATACGGCATCCGCTGTCAGAGAGGAGGTTGCCCATGCTTAAAATGCTGAAGAAGTTCTTCGATTTCTGCAATACGGAGAACAGGAATAAGTTTTATAAGGCCCTAGCGCTGGGTGTGTTGGACGCTGTCTTTACCGCTATGAAGATCCCTGCTGCGTTCTTTACTGTGACGGCGGTTCTGAACAGGGACATAGGGACAAAGGAGATCCTGGTCGTTATTGGTCTCATGCTGATCTCCACAGTGGGAAAGATGATCATCAACCGCTATTCACAGATGATGCAGACGGAGGCCGGATATAATACGGCGGCCGGTAAGCGAATCGAGATCGGGGAGCATTTGAGATACCTCCCGATGGGGTACTTCAACGACACCAGTCTCGGTCACATCACATCTGTCACTACAAATTCTATGGAGCAGCTGGGGGATATCGCGACACGTGCCGTCATGATGATTTTACAAGGCTCCATAACTACGGTCATCATCGGTATCGGGCTGTTTGCGTTTGATGTGCGTATCGCAGTGATCGGATTGATTGGCATTGTCGTTTTCTGCGTGGTCAATATATTCACCAACAGAAACGTAGCGAGAGTTGCGGAGGAGAAGCTTCAGGCAGATAAGGATATGGTCGGCGTAGTGCTTGAATATATTCAGGGGATTGCCGAAATCCGTAATTACAATCTGGTGAGCGCGAACAACAGCAGACTGGAAAAAGCAATCGATCGAAAAAGAAAAGCGGATATCAGCGCCGAGACTGCGGCGATCCCCATGGTAGGCCTTCAGCAGCTTGTGTGCAAGCTGACGGGTGTGGTGATTGCAGGAGCATCCGTTTACTTCTGCATAAACGGAACGATGGCACTGAATTACACGATCACAATGCTGCTTTGTTCCTTTATCCTGTTTGAAATGCTGGATCTGGCAGGCGTATACACAGCACTTCTGAGAGTGATCGGAAGGTGTGTTGACCTTGCCAATGAGATTCTTTCCGTACAGCAGATGGACATTAACGGTGAGGATATTAAGCCGGAAAATCACGATATCCATCTTGACCATGTAAGCTTTGCCTATGAGAACAGAAAGATTATCGATGATCTCACACTTGACATCAAGGAAAAGACAACGACAGCAATTGTCGGACCCTCCGGAGGCGGCAAAACCACGGTTACATCTCTGATTGCCAGATTCTGGGATGTACAGGACGGAAAGGTGACGCTTGGAGGAAAAGATGTCAAGGATTACAGCTTCGATTCTTTGATGGAGAATTTCAGCTTTGTCTTCCAGAGGGTCTATCTGTTTGAGGATACCATTGCGAACAATATCCGATTTGGAAGGCCGGATGCACCGATGAAAGATGTAATCGAAGCTGCAAAGAAAGCTTCCGCGCACGACTTTATCATGGGACTTCCTGATGGGTATGAAACTATGATCGGAGAAGGTGGCGCAACGCTTTCCGGCGGTGAAAAACAGCGGATCGCCATAGCCAGAGCGATCATGAAAGATGCTCCGATCATTATTCTGGACGAAGCAACTGCCAATGTTGATCCAGAAAACGAAAAGGAGCTTACGCAGGCCATTGAAAATTTGACCAGAGAAAAGACGATCATTATGATCGCACACAGATTGAAGACCGTTCGTCATGCGGATCAGATCATCGTGATCGATAAAGGCAGGATCGTGCAGCAGGGCACGCATGAATCACTGATTCGGGAAGATGGAATTTATAGGAACTTTGTTTCCGGCAGACGCAGTGCTGTCAGCTGGAAGATAGCATAAAATAGAACAAAGAAAGACTAACTATTAAAAGTCAAGAAGAAAAAGCATGAAAATGCAGAAATGCAAATCGGATAAAAAGAACCTTGATAATTGCATAACGAAATAAGCACCACGAGGTGCTTGGCAAATAAGTCGTATAAGGTAGCGGTTTAAGCCAGAGGAATAAAGGCAACGTTTGCTTTCACCAAATGAAAGAGAACGCGAGTGAGTTTCTTGGCAGCATGGGAGACAGCAACATTGTAGGGTTTACCTTCTGCCCGTTTCTTTGCTAAATACGCATTGAACGTTGAGTCCCAATGACATACGTATTTAGTAGCATTAAAGATGGCATAGCGCAGGTATTTTGAACCTCTTTTCACCATTTTAGAATGCGTAGAAGTAAGCTGTCCCGACTGGTAAACAGAGGGATCCAGTCCTGCATAAGCAAGAACCTGCTCAGCAGAATTGAAATCCTTGAAGTTGTTGGTCTCACTGATAATGACGGCAGCCATTTTGTTGGCGATACCAGGGACAGAAGTAATGGGACTGTCGATCTTACTCATGAGCTCATTGATCTCTGACTCTATCTCTTCAATTTGCTGTTGATAGACTTGAATAAGAGCTATAGTTTGTTGGAGTTCCAATTCTTTTACTCAGCTTTTTATACCGATGGAAGAACAAGCAGCATCTCTTATGGAAAGAGCCTTAACGCGGCCGTAATGTCCCTTTGAAGCTGATGCAAGAAGATGAATGAGATGTGTGAGATTACAGTTGGCAATTTTGTCAGCAGAGGGTAACTCTGAGAGAAGTTGGTATACAGAATTCATGTGAAGACTGGGAACGAGGCTCTTCAGTTCGGGAAAGAGAATTTGGCAAAGTCTGACGAGAGAAACTTTCTTACTAGAGCAATCGGCAACAAGGGTCGCTCGATAACGGGTTAGTGATTTTAGTTCGGATAAATGGTAAAATGGCTGTGAGTAGGACTTGAGATCTTCGATTCTCAGCATAGTGGCAATGGTATGCGCATCGACGTGATCAGTTTTCGTCTTTCTAAGGTTCTGACCTTTTCTGAAAAGATTGGTATGTAACGGGTTGAGCAGAATGGGCTTGTAACCGACACTGTTCAAGAAAGCCAGAAGATTATCGCTGTAGTGACCTGTCGATTCAAGCCCTACTTTTATGTTGGTTGGTTTCTTAGAACAGGAATGGAGCACCTTCATGAGCTGTTCAAAACCGTCACGACTGTTCTTGAAGGTAAATACTTCAATGAAACACTTGCCATTAGCATCTAGGATAACACAGTCGTGTTTATCCATGGCTACATCAATTCCTGCGTAAAACATAGCAGACCTCCAGTAAAAAATTAGACACTGTATTGCCCCACAGACTTGTTTGTTCTCACGTAACCTCGTGCTACATAAAACGTCATGCGTTATCTAACTAATTACCGCTTAAACAAACGGCTGTGGTTATTGCCTTTCTTAAAACGTCTATGCGTTAGGAGATAAATACTAATCCACAGCGTCTGTTAGAGATTATAAGACCTTGCTGAGGGTCTATAAAA encodes:
- a CDS encoding ABC transporter ATP-binding protein, encoding MLKMLKKFFDFCNTENRNKFYKALALGVLDAVFTAMKIPAAFFTVTAVLNRDIGTKEILVVIGLMLISTVGKMIINRYSQMMQTEAGYNTAAGKRIEIGEHLRYLPMGYFNDTSLGHITSVTTNSMEQLGDIATRAVMMILQGSITTVIIGIGLFAFDVRIAVIGLIGIVVFCVVNIFTNRNVARVAEEKLQADKDMVGVVLEYIQGIAEIRNYNLVSANNSRLEKAIDRKRKADISAETAAIPMVGLQQLVCKLTGVVIAGASVYFCINGTMALNYTITMLLCSFILFEMLDLAGVYTALLRVIGRCVDLANEILSVQQMDINGEDIKPENHDIHLDHVSFAYENRKIIDDLTLDIKEKTTTAIVGPSGGGKTTVTSLIARFWDVQDGKVTLGGKDVKDYSFDSLMENFSFVFQRVYLFEDTIANNIRFGRPDAPMKDVIEAAKKASAHDFIMGLPDGYETMIGEGGATLSGGEKQRIAIARAIMKDAPIIILDEATANVDPENEKELTQAIENLTREKTIIMIAHRLKTVRHADQIIVIDKGRIVQQGTHESLIREDGIYRNFVSGRRSAVSWKIA
- a CDS encoding TetR/AcrR family transcriptional regulator, with the translated sequence MLGYRIKNLLDKSAIPNYNVNVVNVYDVNISLGGKQMDTKDKILEVAKKEFIKRGFEDASMRSIASQVGISATALYRHYSNKEEIFEAVVGPVVEKWNRFCDTERIRQTSTAWDHGLEAMWEDDRQLGMIVDMIYEDIDEQRLLFCGSEGTKYENFLHDLVTKVQKYTLLFMSGLEKPGVHVEHVDGREMHLLLTSEYSCILEMLKHDFSYDEARHYAYTVAMFFTEGWRKFLGF
- a CDS encoding ABC transporter ATP-binding protein, encoding MKKKSTISWVMEFAGRRGGFFVGSVLLAILGVVASFIPYLLIADVVEKLITGGADWSYYLRQVTLMVVCWIIRVALHSSSTTLSHVATFTVLGGIRKQLTAKLSRIPLGSILDDHSGTYKNIIVERVDAMETTMAHIIPEFTANLLLPLIMFIYLLTIDWRMGLANLIPVVIGLFFVAGMMKGSGESFQLTLEKTKKLNDTAVEYINGIEVIKAFGKSKSSYEKFVTAAKEGASCFIDWMRRCIWWSSGSLSFTPATLLGVLPVGLLLVRGGSLTASDFITGVILSAGLVTPLVVAFSYTDDISKMSAIFGEVTEILERKDMERPAALTEQPEGSDIKLSDVRFTYKEKEVLHGVNMEIKQGDVTAIVGPSGSGKSTIARLIDSLWDVDSGSITYGGVDIRNLPLDYYASQISYVAQDNYLFDMSVLENIRLGRKGASEEDIINAAKATGCHEFILGLEHGYDTVVGGAGGHLSGGERQRICIARAMLKDAPVVILDEATAYTDPENETLVQMSVAKLVQGKTLIVIAHRLSTITSADKIFVVNEGNIEAAGTHNELIAGCPLYQKMWEAHSEARDADTDYTASAVREEVAHA